In the genome of Cydia strobilella chromosome Z, ilCydStro3.1, whole genome shotgun sequence, one region contains:
- the LOC134754719 gene encoding uncharacterized protein LOC134754719, which yields MAEERLSGLALLNIHKDTNLDIDQIINVFAKKKHHVEYERGTCEPADSAAQYDEYMYDDAVEDKLETESAILADPASHVVQCTAEVQAEAEIPAAPSDAHVQEDLVPAETNTNDEIAVINEDFDHDLLRALGEFEAETVEWGDNIHEDIAKHFQHILLNGLKKEAKEELHKKYLFPKNVPFSKAPTLNPEIAAMLTEASRNRDNRILAKQQQIGKALSGLGKAMTSLLKKEPNIAEAKRTLSDVGKLVADAHFAETETRRSDVIPLVDKSLIDPFKDRKRDSFLFGEKLGDLVKSSRGIKKTGQLIQAAPTASASSSGLNWRPPSSRPRPQRGGQLPYPGRGGGLRGYSYYQPRRRAPPAHNTAFWRQTASTAGAPAAEATSGAGIAPVSQPATNIDPQINPPSAPTPYPGSERVIRESFIK from the exons ATGGCAGAGGAAAGGTTATCCGGGCTAGCTCTCCTGAATATACATAAAGATACGAACCTAGATATAGATCAAATAATCAACGTTTTCGCAAAAAAGAAAC ATCATGTGGAATACGAACGAGGCACGTGTGAGCCTGCAGATTCCGCTGCGCAATATGACGAGTACATGTACGATGATGCAGTTGAAG ATAAATTGGAAACGGAATCAGCTATATTAGCTGACCCTGCTAGTCACGTGGTCCAATGTACCGCAGAAGTTCAAGCCGAAGCAGAAATTCCGGCGGCGCCTAGTGATGCACACGTGCAAGAGGATTTAGTTCCTGCCGAAACAAATACTAATGACGAGATCGCCGTTATCAACGAGGATTTTGATCATGATTTATTACGAGCCCTAGGCGAGTTTGAGGCAGAAACTGTTGAGTGGGGCGACAACATTCACGAAGATATTGCTAAACATTTTCAGCACATCCTTTTAAATGGGCTAAAAAAAGAAGCAAAGGAagaattacataaaaaatatctatttcCAAAAAACGTACCTTTCTCAAAAGCCCCAACTCTAAATCCGGAAATCGCCGCCATGCTGACCGAGGCATCTAGAAATAGAGATAACCGAATTCTTGCTAAACAGCAGCAGATTGGAAAAGCCCTTTCAGGTCTAGGCAAGGCTATGACTTCCCTTTTGAAAAAGGAGCCTAATATAGCTGAAGCTAAACGTACGTTAAGCGACGTCGGAAAATTAGTTGCCGACGCTCACTTCGCCGAAACTGAAACTCGGCGGTCTGACGTGATTCCGCTGGTTGACAAATCACTCATTGACCCTTTTAAAGATAGGAAAAGGGATAGCTTTTTATTTGGCGAAAAGCTGGGCGATTTAGTTAAAAGCTCCCGCGGTATCAAGAAAACTGGGCAGTTGATTCAAGCAGCACCCACAGCATCTGCTTCAAGTTCCGGTTTAAACTGGAGGCCCCCATCGTCACGCCCACGCCCACAGCGAGGCGGCCAGCTGCCGTATCCCGGCCGTGGCGGGGGGCTCCGAGGATACTCGTACTACCAGCCCAGGCGCCGGGCGCCCCCAGCCCACAACACGGCATTCTGGCGGCAGACAGCATCCACCGCCGGCGCCCCCGCCGCCGAGGCGACAAGCGGCGCAGGCATCGCGCCCGTCAGCCAACCAGCCACAAACATAGACCCACAG ATCAACCCACCCTCTGCACCGACACCTTACCCTGGCAGCGAGCGCGTTATCAGGGAAAGCTTTATCaaataa
- the LOC134754458 gene encoding uncharacterized protein LOC134754458, with the protein MALFGITTRYVWFAVPLTGFLIGKFVDDQETLRMTNFRDKSCLYGPNKKECDPPSWP; encoded by the coding sequence atggcATTGTTTGGTATCACAACCCGCTATGTCTGGTTTGCAGTTCCATTAACCGGCTTCTTGATTGGCAAGTTTGTGGACGACCAGGAGACATTAAGAATGACCAACTTTAGAGACAAGTCTTGTTTGTATGGTCCCAACAAAAAGGAATGTGATCCACCATCATGGCCCTGA